From one Lycium ferocissimum isolate CSIRO_LF1 chromosome 7, AGI_CSIRO_Lferr_CH_V1, whole genome shotgun sequence genomic stretch:
- the LOC132062237 gene encoding LOW QUALITY PROTEIN: probable inactive receptor kinase At1g27190 (The sequence of the model RefSeq protein was modified relative to this genomic sequence to represent the inferred CDS: inserted 1 base in 1 codon; substituted 1 base at 1 genomic stop codon) has translation MLFSQSRLISLQLTSMSLSGSLSSDLQFCSSLQSLYLSRNSLSGSLPIKICSWLPYVVNLDLSGNSFTGSIPPEFINCKFLNTLLLNDNKLAGSIPFEIGRLGRLKRFGVSNNGLFGSIPDDLDRFLKDYFEGNNGLCGTPLGNKCSKLSNKSLVIIIAAGVVGALGSLILGFEIWRWFLVQPNKEDRELGDGKGSSNNSSDWVEKLRAIKLVQVTLFQKPINKIKLNELLAAPNSFNSGNIVISTRNGVSYRAMLPDGSALAIKRLNSCKIXQKQFLSEMNQLGLREHLNLVPLLGFCIVDIQRLLVYKHMXNGSLYSLLHGNLSTGVRNCDFELVWPARLRIATGAARGL, from the exons ATGTTGTTTTCTCAAAGTAGGCTCATTTCACTTCAACTTACTTCTATGTCTTTATCTGGTTCACTATCATCTGATCTTCAGTTTTGTAGTTCACTTCAATCACTTTATCTTTCTAGGAACTCACTTTCAGGTTCACTACCTATTAAAATTTGTTCTTGGTTACCTTATGTAGTTAATCTTGATCTTTCTGGTAACTCTTTTACTGGTTCTATACCACCTGAGTTTATTAACTGCAAATTCTTGAACACCCTTTTGCTAAATGACAACAAACTTGCTGGATCAATACCATTTGAGATTGGCAGGTTGGGCCGGTTAAAACGGTTCGGTGTGTCAAATAATGGTCTTTTTGGTTCAATTCCTGATGATTTAGACCGGTTCTTGAAAGATTATTTTGAAGGGAATAATGGACTTTGTGGGACCCCACTTGGAAATAAATGTAGTAAGTTGAGTAATAAGAGTCTTGTTATTATTATAGCTGCTGGTGTTGTTGGTGCTTTAGGATCTTTAATTCTTGGATTTGAGATTTGGAGATGGTTTTTGGTTCAGCCAAACAAGGAAGATAGAGAGCTTGGTGATGGTAAAGgtagtagtaataatagtaGTGATTGGGTTGAAAAGTTGAGAGCTATTAAGCTTGTTCAGGTTACATTGTTTCAAAAACCTATTAACAAGATTAAGCTTAACGAGTTATTAGCGGCTCCTAATTCTTTTAATAGTGGAAATATTGTAATTTCAACTAGGAATGGTGTTTCTTATAGAGCTATGTTGCCTGATGGATCGGCATTAGCTATTAAAAGGCTGAATAGTTGTAAGA AGCAAAAACAGTTTTTGTCCGAGATGAATCAGTTGGGGCTAAGAGA GCACCTGAATTTAGTGCCTTTATTAGGTTTTTGTATAGTTGATATTCAAAGGCTTTTGGTGTATAAGCATATGTAGAATGGAAGTTTGTATTCCCTTTTACATGGTAATCTTAGTACTGGTGTTAGGAATTGTGATTTCGAGCTCGTTTGGCCAGCAAGGCTTAGGATTGCTACTGGTGCAGCTAGAGGACTTTGA